A section of the Kribbella sp. HUAS MG21 genome encodes:
- a CDS encoding DUF2249 domain-containing protein — protein MNDVVIASDQGDAAAAEAVERHHAEMAAALSWRREALSTATAARRYSEADKAQLALTDWCRSELVPHALAEEQTLYAAAAQRPEARLLVEAMLAEHKVIVRLVDDLAAATDVMTAAELARALEVLFGAHLAKENAQLLPLLVAAPDVSVADLLGGMHQLIGHAHAQDDVQLDSRVIPHAIRHKTIFDALDRLHPGQRLVLAVSHDPLPLLAQLQERSPDTYVVTYLEQGPETWRLSFLRPKD, from the coding sequence ATGAACGACGTTGTGATCGCGTCCGACCAGGGCGACGCCGCGGCGGCGGAGGCCGTCGAGCGACACCATGCCGAAATGGCTGCCGCGTTGTCGTGGCGCCGGGAGGCACTGTCCACCGCGACCGCGGCTCGCAGGTACTCCGAGGCCGACAAGGCTCAGCTCGCGCTGACCGACTGGTGCCGCTCGGAGCTCGTGCCGCATGCGCTGGCCGAGGAACAGACTCTCTACGCAGCGGCCGCCCAGCGGCCCGAGGCGCGGCTGCTGGTCGAAGCGATGCTCGCGGAGCACAAGGTGATCGTGCGGCTGGTCGACGACCTCGCGGCCGCCACGGACGTCATGACCGCCGCGGAACTGGCCCGTGCACTCGAGGTGCTGTTCGGTGCGCATCTGGCCAAGGAGAACGCGCAACTGCTGCCGCTCCTGGTCGCCGCGCCGGACGTGTCGGTCGCCGACCTGCTCGGCGGCATGCATCAACTCATCGGCCACGCGCACGCACAGGACGACGTGCAGCTCGACAGCCGCGTCATTCCCCATGCGATCCGGCACAAGACGATCTTCGACGCCCTTGACCGCCTGCACCCCGGCCAGCGCCTGGTGCTGGCGGTGTCACACGATCCGTTGCCGCTGCTCGCGCAGTTGCAGGAGCGGTCGCCGGACACCTACGTCGTGACCTACCTCGAGCAGGGACCGGAGACCTGGCGGTTGTCGTTCCTGCGCCCGAAGGACTGA